A single window of Streptomyces sudanensis DNA harbors:
- a CDS encoding PRC-barrel domain-containing protein has translation MIHPADIREWRNQDVVDPKGHKIGVLEAVYVSTATDEPAMATVRTGLPTRQRLVFVPLDDATVGPGYVRVPYDKGTVRKAPAIGTDDVLAAEDERAVFHHYGMAYQPGAAGERRLARR, from the coding sequence ATGATCCACCCAGCGGACATCAGGGAGTGGCGGAACCAGGACGTCGTCGATCCGAAGGGACACAAGATCGGCGTGCTGGAGGCGGTGTACGTGAGCACGGCCACGGACGAGCCGGCCATGGCCACCGTCCGCACGGGACTGCCCACCCGTCAGCGGCTGGTGTTCGTCCCGCTCGACGACGCGACCGTCGGACCGGGGTACGTCAGGGTGCCGTACGACAAGGGCACGGTCCGCAAGGCCCCCGCCATCGGGACCGACGACGTGCTCGCCGCCGAGGACGAGCGGGCCGTCTTCCACCACTACGGCATGGCCTACCAGCCCGGTGCCGCCGGCGAGCGGCGACTCGCACGCCGCTGA